The DNA window CCATTCTCGGCCCTTGCTCCCTGAACCCTTTCCCTACCCCTGCTTCCCCTTCCGCTCCTTCATCGTCTTCAAGTGGTACGTCATCGTCTGCAGGCCGAGCACCGGGTCTATGTTCCGCACCCGGACGTCCTGCGGCACCTGCGGCGCGATGGGCGCGTAATTCAAGATCGCCTTGATGCCGCACTCCACTAGCCGGTTGATCACTGGCTGCGCCTGGGCCGCAGGCACCGCCACGATGCCGATGTCTATCTTCTGCTCCGCGATTACCCGGCCTAAGTCGTCCATCGGCCGCACCGTGACCACGTCCACCTGGCGCCCCACCTG is part of the Chloroflexota bacterium genome and encodes:
- a CDS encoding redox-sensing transcriptional repressor Rex encodes the protein QVGRQVDVVTVRPMDDLGRVIAEQKIDIGIVAVPAAQAQPVINRLVECGIKAILNYAPIAPQVPQDVRVRNIDPVLGLQTMTYHLKTMKERKGKQG